In Thermus hydrothermalis, the DNA window CCCGCGCCAGAAGCCCCCCATCGGGGAGTTCCCGTTCAATCTCCAAGCCGGGGTAGTCCCCTTCCAAAACGCGCCATGCCGCCTCGGGGGCGAAGCGAAGGCGAATATCCACCACTTCCCCCCGTATTCCCACCACGCCCCAGGCTTGGCGGAAGTAGAGGCTCGGGTCAAAGTCTTCGGGAAGCGCATAGCTTTCATCCAGCAAACGGGCATTGCGCATGCGGGAAAGCTTGAAGGTGAGGATAGAGCGATGATAGCTACGCTCGTAGCCCACGGCGTAGAGTCCCAAGTTGGTGCGGTTCGCTTCCAGAAAATAGACCAGGAGCTCCTTAGGGCGCCAGTTCTTGGAGCCACCAGACCGGTACTCAAAAGCAAGCACTCGCCGCTCCAGAAGCGCCCGAGCTACCATTTCCAAGTTCCGGCTGTCACCCCTACGCTCGCTCAGGCCCGCGGCGCTCTTCAGGAGAAGGTTTCGCAAGGGTTCGGGAAGCATGCGTGCAAGCTTTTCCAAAGCCGCTCCGTACTGCCGAGTAGG includes these proteins:
- a CDS encoding helix-turn-helix transcriptional regulator, with translation MASLPKSARLLDMVDRLRLRPYRVSELARHFGVSERTVERDLEALSLQGYPVERVGRGVYRIPDRPPALHPVEALALFAAGRLLYHQAPTRQYGAALEKLARMLPEPLRNLLLKSAAGLSERRGDSRNLEMVARALLERRVLAFEYRSGGSKNWRPKELLVYFLEANRTNLGLYAVGYERSYHRSILTFKLSRMRNARLLDESYALPEDFDPSLYFRQAWGVVGIRGEVVDIRLRFAPEAAWRVLEGDYPGLEIERELPDGGLLARVKAAPFKGGVPWEVLAWIQSFGPRVEVLAPAELRALWLEEARKVLEKAATPVGSPV